In Nocardia asteroides, a single genomic region encodes these proteins:
- a CDS encoding aldehyde dehydrogenase — translation MHYDSLFIGGQWTAPAGSERLQVISPATVEPVGSVPLVTTEDVDRAVAAARAAFDSGSWPHTPPAERAAVLTRAARLIEQRSGDLLAALTAEMGATALVGGTLNQIPAVAALDAYAGLAETFPWRETRTGAFGTSRVSREPRGVVAAITAWNVPLFLAANKLAPALLAGCAVILKPSPLTPLSANIVADIFTEAGLPDGVLSVLPAEPEAAEYLVTHPGVDKLTFTGSTAVGRRLGALATEQLKTVSLELGGKSAAIVLPDVDLAASVPMLTFAGLMNSGQGCVAQTRILAPRSRYDEVVDAVVENVRAMKTGDPTDPATVLGPLISERQRDRVENYIAIGQKEGARLVLGGGRPEGLDRGWYVEPTIFADVDNSSTIAQEEIFGPVLAVIPYETEDEAVAIANDSAYGLAGSVWTTDIEHGAEIAGRVRTGTYAINWYAFDPGAPFGGYKNSGIGRENGPEGLDSFCEQKSVLMPLGYTE, via the coding sequence ATGCACTACGACAGCCTGTTCATCGGCGGCCAATGGACCGCTCCGGCCGGTTCCGAGCGGCTCCAGGTCATCTCACCGGCCACGGTCGAGCCGGTGGGCAGCGTCCCCCTGGTCACCACCGAGGATGTGGACAGAGCGGTCGCGGCCGCGCGCGCCGCCTTCGACTCCGGGTCGTGGCCGCACACCCCGCCTGCGGAGCGGGCCGCGGTGCTCACCAGGGCGGCCCGGCTGATCGAGCAACGCTCCGGCGATCTGCTCGCCGCGCTCACCGCCGAGATGGGCGCCACCGCGCTGGTCGGCGGGACGCTGAACCAGATCCCCGCCGTCGCCGCGCTGGACGCCTACGCCGGGCTGGCCGAGACCTTCCCCTGGCGGGAGACGCGCACCGGCGCCTTCGGCACCTCGCGGGTCTCGCGCGAGCCACGCGGGGTGGTCGCCGCGATCACCGCCTGGAACGTTCCGCTCTTCCTGGCCGCGAACAAGCTGGCCCCGGCGCTGCTGGCCGGCTGTGCCGTCATCCTCAAGCCGTCCCCGCTGACCCCGCTCAGCGCGAATATCGTCGCCGACATCTTCACCGAGGCCGGGCTGCCGGACGGCGTGCTCTCGGTGCTGCCCGCCGAGCCGGAAGCGGCGGAGTACCTGGTGACCCACCCCGGCGTGGACAAACTGACCTTCACCGGCAGCACCGCGGTCGGCCGCAGGCTCGGCGCGCTCGCCACCGAGCAGCTCAAGACGGTCTCGCTGGAGCTCGGTGGCAAGTCGGCCGCTATCGTCCTGCCCGACGTCGACCTGGCCGCGAGCGTGCCCATGCTGACCTTCGCCGGGCTGATGAACAGCGGCCAGGGCTGCGTGGCGCAGACCCGCATCCTCGCCCCGCGCAGCCGGTACGACGAGGTGGTCGACGCGGTCGTGGAGAACGTGCGCGCCATGAAGACCGGCGACCCGACCGACCCCGCGACCGTGCTCGGCCCGCTCATCTCCGAGCGCCAGCGCGACCGGGTGGAGAACTACATCGCGATCGGGCAGAAGGAGGGCGCGCGGCTGGTCCTCGGCGGCGGGCGGCCCGAGGGGCTGGACCGCGGCTGGTACGTGGAGCCGACCATCTTCGCCGACGTCGACAACTCCTCGACCATCGCGCAGGAGGAGATCTTCGGCCCGGTCCTCGCGGTGATCCCGTACGAGACCGAGGACGAGGCGGTCGCCATCGCCAACGACTCCGCCTACGGTCTGGCCGGCTCGGTGTGGACCACCGATATCGAGCACGGCGCCGAGATCGCGGGCCGGGTGCGCACCGGCACCTACGCCATCAATTGGTACGCCTTCGATCCGGGCGCGCCTTTCG